A region from the Dendropsophus ebraccatus isolate aDenEbr1 chromosome 1, aDenEbr1.pat, whole genome shotgun sequence genome encodes:
- the LOC138772804 gene encoding uncharacterized protein, whose amino-acid sequence MAAIVKFFGKDDDKDKDKDKDKDKDHHKEDKDKKDKDHHKEHKDKKDKDHHKDDKDKKNKDCHKEDDKDKKDKKEKKKKKDKKDGDSSSSDSDSDGEKKKKDKK is encoded by the exons atggccgccattgTGAAAT TTTTCGGAAAGGATGATGACAAAGATAAAGACAAGGATAAGGACAAAGATAAGGACCACCACAAAGAAGATAAAGACAAAAAGGATAAGGACCACCACAAAGAACATAAAGATAAAAAAGATAAAGACCACCACAAAGATGACAAAGATAAAAAGAACAAGGACTGCCACAAAGAAGATGATAAAGACAAGAAGGAtaaaaaggaaaagaagaaaaagaaggatAAAAAG GATGGAGACAGTTCCAGCTCTGACAGCGATTCTGAT ggagagaagaaaaaaaaggacaaaaaatga